One region of Gossypium raimondii isolate GPD5lz chromosome 6, ASM2569854v1, whole genome shotgun sequence genomic DNA includes:
- the LOC105773712 gene encoding mitogen-activated protein kinase kinase 2 isoform X2 has translation MTKGKGILSPNLKLSLPPPAETSFSKFLTESGTFKDGDLLVNKDGVRIVSQSEPEAVIQMNIEESYRKQIAKELKINQSSQCPYVVVCYQSFYNNGAISIILEYMDGGSLADFLKKVKSIPEPYLAVICKQVLKGLIYLHHERHIIHRDLKPSNLLINHRGEVKITDFGVSAIVTSTSGLANTFVGTYNYMSPERIIGGNYGNKSDIWSLGLVLLECATGQFPYSPPDQAAGWTSFYELMDQIVEQPPPCAPSDRFSPEFCSFISACLKKDPNERKSAQELLDLPFLNMYNDSDADLSSYFNDAGSLLATL, from the exons ATGACGAAAGGAAAGGGAATTTTAAGCCCTAATTTGAAGCTCTCTCTTCCTCCTCCAGCCGAGACCTCCTTCTCCAAATTTCT AACCGAAAGCGGCACATTCAAAGACGGCGATCTTCTCGTCAACAAGGACGGTGTTCGAATTGTCTCTCAATCCGAGCCTGAAGCT GTTATTCAAATGAATATTGAGGAGTCGTATCGCAAGCAGATTGCAAAGGAGTTGAAAATAAACCAGTCCTCTCAGTGTCCATATGTTGTTGTTTGTTATCAGTCTTTCTATAACAATGGTGCCATTTCAATCATCTTGGAGTATATGGATGGTGGATCCTTAGCAGACTTTCTGAAAAAGGTTAAATCAATTCCCGAACCCTATCTTGCTGTGATATGTAAGCAG GTGCTCAAGGGTTTGATATATCTTCACCACGAAAGACACATTATCCACCGTGACTTAAAGCCATCTAACTTGTTAATAAATCATAGAGGCGAAGTCAAGATCACTGACTTTGGTGTGAGTGCAATAGTGACAAGCACCTCAGGGCTAGCAAACACTTTTGTCGGCACGTACAACTATATGTCT CCTGAGAGAATTATTGGTGGCAATTATGGCAATAAAAGTGACATTTGGAGCTTGGGACTGGTGTTGCTTGAATGTGCAACTGGTCAATTCCCATATTCCCCACCAGACCAGGCAGCAGGATGGACAAGTTTTTATGAGCTCATGGATCAAATTGTTGAACAACCACCACCTTGTGCACCTTCAGATCGATTTTCTCCTGAGTTTTGCTCGTTTATTTCTGCATG TTTAAAGAAAGACCCAAACGAGAGAAAGTCAGCACAGGAACTGCTG GATTTGCCTTTCTTGAACATGTATAATGACTCAGATGCTGATCTTTCATCTTACTTCAATGATGCTGGATCACTGCTCGCAACACTTTAG
- the LOC105773712 gene encoding mitogen-activated protein kinase kinase 2 isoform X1 — protein MTKGKGILSPNLKLSLPPPAETSFSKFLTESGTFKDGDLLVNKDGVRIVSQSEPEAPPPIKPSEADNDDQLSLEDIDAIKVIGKGNGGIVQLVQHKWTGQFFALKVIQMNIEESYRKQIAKELKINQSSQCPYVVVCYQSFYNNGAISIILEYMDGGSLADFLKKVKSIPEPYLAVICKQVLKGLIYLHHERHIIHRDLKPSNLLINHRGEVKITDFGVSAIVTSTSGLANTFVGTYNYMSPERIIGGNYGNKSDIWSLGLVLLECATGQFPYSPPDQAAGWTSFYELMDQIVEQPPPCAPSDRFSPEFCSFISACLKKDPNERKSAQELLDLPFLNMYNDSDADLSSYFNDAGSLLATL, from the exons ATGACGAAAGGAAAGGGAATTTTAAGCCCTAATTTGAAGCTCTCTCTTCCTCCTCCAGCCGAGACCTCCTTCTCCAAATTTCT AACCGAAAGCGGCACATTCAAAGACGGCGATCTTCTCGTCAACAAGGACGGTGTTCGAATTGTCTCTCAATCCGAGCCTGAAGCT cCTCCGCCCATTAAGCCATCGGAAGCTGACAATGACGATCAGTTGAGTTTAGAGGATATAGATGCCATTAAAGTTATCGGAAAGGGTAATGGTGGAATTGTGCAATTGGTCCAACACAAATGGACCGGCCAGTTTTTTGCATTGAAA GTTATTCAAATGAATATTGAGGAGTCGTATCGCAAGCAGATTGCAAAGGAGTTGAAAATAAACCAGTCCTCTCAGTGTCCATATGTTGTTGTTTGTTATCAGTCTTTCTATAACAATGGTGCCATTTCAATCATCTTGGAGTATATGGATGGTGGATCCTTAGCAGACTTTCTGAAAAAGGTTAAATCAATTCCCGAACCCTATCTTGCTGTGATATGTAAGCAG GTGCTCAAGGGTTTGATATATCTTCACCACGAAAGACACATTATCCACCGTGACTTAAAGCCATCTAACTTGTTAATAAATCATAGAGGCGAAGTCAAGATCACTGACTTTGGTGTGAGTGCAATAGTGACAAGCACCTCAGGGCTAGCAAACACTTTTGTCGGCACGTACAACTATATGTCT CCTGAGAGAATTATTGGTGGCAATTATGGCAATAAAAGTGACATTTGGAGCTTGGGACTGGTGTTGCTTGAATGTGCAACTGGTCAATTCCCATATTCCCCACCAGACCAGGCAGCAGGATGGACAAGTTTTTATGAGCTCATGGATCAAATTGTTGAACAACCACCACCTTGTGCACCTTCAGATCGATTTTCTCCTGAGTTTTGCTCGTTTATTTCTGCATG TTTAAAGAAAGACCCAAACGAGAGAAAGTCAGCACAGGAACTGCTG GATTTGCCTTTCTTGAACATGTATAATGACTCAGATGCTGATCTTTCATCTTACTTCAATGATGCTGGATCACTGCTCGCAACACTTTAG